One Methylosarcina fibrata AML-C10 DNA segment encodes these proteins:
- a CDS encoding VOC family protein: MAIHFISLHHASIMVADTATSLAFYHGVLGLKQIERPNLGFPGAWLQVGSQQVHLLELESPDPKTGRPEHGGRDRHFALTVVSLAPVLESLNRNGIRYSLSKSGRQALFCRDPDGNAVEIIEQP; this comes from the coding sequence ATGGCCATCCATTTTATTTCCCTCCATCATGCCAGCATTATGGTCGCAGATACTGCGACCTCCCTTGCCTTTTATCACGGAGTTTTGGGTCTGAAGCAGATCGAGCGGCCCAATCTGGGCTTTCCGGGAGCGTGGCTTCAGGTCGGCTCCCAGCAAGTTCATCTGCTGGAACTGGAAAGTCCGGATCCGAAAACCGGCCGTCCCGAGCACGGCGGCAGGGATCGTCATTTCGCCCTGACCGTAGTTTCGCTGGCGCCCGTTCTGGAATCCTTGAACAGAAACGGCATTCGTTACAGCCTGAGCAAATCGGGGCGTCAAGCCCTGTTCTGCCGGGATCCGGACGGAAATGCCGTGGAAATCATAGAACAACCGTAA